The Athalia rosae chromosome 7, iyAthRosa1.1, whole genome shotgun sequence genome window below encodes:
- the LOC125501801 gene encoding THAP domain-containing protein 2-like isoform X3 — protein MPYTCRVPNCKATYGTSETLDVSFHQLPKNNERGKEWTETLWKKCNVELRTSDRLCSRHFDRVCFSVGPFGKRRLKSDAVPTIFDNTLSGDKVSESIEEAIEVPNSDSSSVENPNQSIE, from the exons ATGCCATATACGTGTCGCGTTCCGAACTGTAAGGCAACTTATGGGACCAGTGAAACATTAGACGTTAGTTTCCATCA GTTACCAAAGAACAATGAGCGCGGTAAAGAATGGACAGAAACCCTGTGGAAGAAATGTAACGTGGAGCTACGCACATCAGATCGATTGTGCAGTAGACATTTTGATCGCGTTTGCTTCAGTGTGGGCCCGTTTGGAAAACGGAGACTAAAATCTGATGCTGTGCCGACTATATTCGACAATACTTTGTCTGGAGACAAAGTTTCtga atcAATAGAAGAAGCCATAGAAGTTCCTAATTCGGATTCATCATCAGTTGAAAATCCCAATCAAAGCATTGAGTaa
- the LOC125501801 gene encoding THAP domain-containing protein 2-like isoform X2, producing the protein MPYTCRVPNCKATYGTSETLDVSFHQLPKNNERGKEWTETLWKKCNVELRTSDRLCSRHFDRVCFSVGPFGKRRLKSDAVPTIFDNTLSGDKVSESIEEAIEVPNSDSSSVENPNQSIEIPPEIDYGQSTSNSELSKASGVTINDIDE; encoded by the exons ATGCCATATACGTGTCGCGTTCCGAACTGTAAGGCAACTTATGGGACCAGTGAAACATTAGACGTTAGTTTCCATCA GTTACCAAAGAACAATGAGCGCGGTAAAGAATGGACAGAAACCCTGTGGAAGAAATGTAACGTGGAGCTACGCACATCAGATCGATTGTGCAGTAGACATTTTGATCGCGTTTGCTTCAGTGTGGGCCCGTTTGGAAAACGGAGACTAAAATCTGATGCTGTGCCGACTATATTCGACAATACTTTGTCTGGAGACAAAGTTTCtga atcAATAGAAGAAGCCATAGAAGTTCCTAATTCGGATTCATCATCAGTTGAAAATCCCAATCAAAGCATTGA GATACCTCCAGAAATAGACTATGGACAATCAACTTCAAATTCTGAATTGAGTAAAGCTTCTGGAGTGACCATTAATGACATTGATGAGTAA
- the LOC125501801 gene encoding THAP domain-containing protein 2-like isoform X1 → MPYTCRVPNCKATYGTSETLDVSFHQLPKNNERGKEWTETLWKKCNVELRTSDRLCSRHFDRVCFSVGPFGKRRLKSDAVPTIFDNTLSGDKVSESIEEAIEVPNSDSSSVENPNQSIEIPPEIDYGQSTSNSELSKASGVTINDIANKS, encoded by the exons ATGCCATATACGTGTCGCGTTCCGAACTGTAAGGCAACTTATGGGACCAGTGAAACATTAGACGTTAGTTTCCATCA GTTACCAAAGAACAATGAGCGCGGTAAAGAATGGACAGAAACCCTGTGGAAGAAATGTAACGTGGAGCTACGCACATCAGATCGATTGTGCAGTAGACATTTTGATCGCGTTTGCTTCAGTGTGGGCCCGTTTGGAAAACGGAGACTAAAATCTGATGCTGTGCCGACTATATTCGACAATACTTTGTCTGGAGACAAAGTTTCtga atcAATAGAAGAAGCCATAGAAGTTCCTAATTCGGATTCATCATCAGTTGAAAATCCCAATCAAAGCATTGA GATACCTCCAGAAATAGACTATGGACAATCAACTTCAAATTCTGAATTGAGTAAAGCTTCTGGAGTGACCATTAATGACATTG CGAATAAATCATGA
- the LOC105684311 gene encoding uncharacterized protein LOC105684311 isoform X1, whose translation MFTFSHQNNIVLSLSGSGAAAALLHPNGRIYQYGSRVEILAHDTNGNNKYAKMWYKGVSFTSEQCALVYLVDAAGTRTTTDSFSDMGQDFSLSVFYSESRHGSACLQEAASALNAAQYWLTDEGVENWIINNVRVSQTPDGLVRIARNSNKYQLRTSPSNGTASLTTPFLHCTASLGQTSHLFVRRGERRMHYDGTSFIVRNAGHSAGFDDNNQLKVY comes from the exons ATGTTCACCTTCTCTCATCAGAACAACATCGTTTTGTCACTGAGTGGGTccggtgcagcggcagcattGCTGCATCCGAATGGAAGAATTTATCAGTACGGATCTCGGGTAGAAATTTTAGCCCACGACACAAATGGAAACAACAA ATATGCCAAGATGTGGTACAAAGGTGTTAGCTTCACTTCCGAACAGTGCGCCCTGGTCTATTTGGTCGACGCAGCTGGAACCAGGACGACTACGGATTCATTTTCCGATATGGGACAA GATTTTTCATTGAGTGTATTCTACTCTGAATCTCGACATGGTTCTGCCTGTCTTCAAGAAGCTGCGAGTGCTTTGAACGCTGCACAATACTGGCTCACCGACGAAGGTGTGGAAAATTGGATCATAAATAACGTCAGAGTCTCTCAAACACCGGACGGACTTGTTAG AATTGCACGGAACAGTAACAAGTATCAATTGCGCACTTCACCTAGCAACGGAACAGCATCTTTGACAACCCCATTTCTACATTGCACAGCATCTCTGGGGCAAACTTCACACTTATTTGTACGACGAGGAGAACGACGCATGCATTACGACGGAACAAGTTTCATAGTCCGCAATGCCGGCCATAGCGCTGGTTTCGATGACAATAATCAGCTAAAAGTTTACTAA
- the LOC105684311 gene encoding uncharacterized protein LOC105684311 isoform X2, giving the protein MWYKGVSFTSEQCALVYLVDAAGTRTTTDSFSDMGQDFSLSVFYSESRHGSACLQEAASALNAAQYWLTDEGVENWIINNVRVSQTPDGLVRIARNSNKYQLRTSPSNGTASLTTPFLHCTASLGQTSHLFVRRGERRMHYDGTSFIVRNAGHSAGFDDNNQLKVY; this is encoded by the exons ATGTGGTACAAAGGTGTTAGCTTCACTTCCGAACAGTGCGCCCTGGTCTATTTGGTCGACGCAGCTGGAACCAGGACGACTACGGATTCATTTTCCGATATGGGACAA GATTTTTCATTGAGTGTATTCTACTCTGAATCTCGACATGGTTCTGCCTGTCTTCAAGAAGCTGCGAGTGCTTTGAACGCTGCACAATACTGGCTCACCGACGAAGGTGTGGAAAATTGGATCATAAATAACGTCAGAGTCTCTCAAACACCGGACGGACTTGTTAG AATTGCACGGAACAGTAACAAGTATCAATTGCGCACTTCACCTAGCAACGGAACAGCATCTTTGACAACCCCATTTCTACATTGCACAGCATCTCTGGGGCAAACTTCACACTTATTTGTACGACGAGGAGAACGACGCATGCATTACGACGGAACAAGTTTCATAGTCCGCAATGCCGGCCATAGCGCTGGTTTCGATGACAATAATCAGCTAAAAGTTTACTAA